The genomic DNA TTGGCACTGAGGTAAGCTTTGTATTCTGTGCAACTGGAGAGGTCATCCACCGCATAGGTCATCTTGGTGGGTGAGTCTCTGCTGGCAGAGATCACGTATTCGTTAGAGGTCGTTGTGTCACTTATGGTCAGCCTGTATTCTGTGACACATCGCGAGTTTTCTTTAGGCTTGAGCCACTGGAAGATGGCTGAAGTCACGTGGATGTCATGTACCTCGAAGGTCTGAGGCGAGGTGGAAGGTGCGGGCTCCGTCGTGAACGAAATGTTGGCCGGTGCAGATTCGAGGCCACTAGGAGACATCGTCCTGACTTCTATGTAATAGTCAGAGCAGCTCAGGAGGCCGTCTTTATGTATAGTAGACGAGGGTGATGTAACCTTGACCTTCTGTCCTGATGTGAGGGACTCGAGAGATGGGTGGCCGTTCGTTACGTCGATGTACTTATCTTTCACATCGACAGCACACTGGGGGTTAGTGTCAGGCATGCTGTATGTAAAAGTCACGTCTGTCGTTCCTACATCTACGATCTTAAGGTCGACTACGGGGCTAGGTTCTGTTtaagaaatataacaaataatgaATTAATGGGGACTACATTTAGTGAATAGTTCTTAAAAAGTGTCAAAAAACAGTATAATCATTCGGTAATTTActaagatattttttcttataaatccCAATGCCCTTACAAACATTCCTAATGGCATGCCTCGAAAAACTCATTAAGGGGACCGTTAAACATCTGACAATAAGTATATGCTTCTATTTATTTCTAACTTCCAATGCTTCACGTTTCTCTTGCTCTTTGAATCCATCATTATGTGGGATCTCTATGGTCCAATTGTTTCATGCAGCAatgttatgaaatatcttatgttgCATTTAAATCCAAAGTAGGCTGCTACCCTTCCAGTGTAAGTACCTTGCAATTTGTTTTTGGTGGATAAAAGTAGCATTCAACCAGACTCACCATCATCTGCAGTGAAATGGATTTGATTTTGTGCTAAAAGACTAACCAATATATGTTCTGGACTGGATTAATTTTTGGTAAAAAAGAAATAGCATTCAACCAGACTTACCAATATTTGTACTGGACTGGATTTGATTTTGGGCAAAAAGAACTGGCATTCCACCACATTCCCCAATACCAGTACATGACTGGATTTGATCTTGGGCAAAAAGAACTAGTTTTCCACCTGTATCAGTAATATCTGTATTGGACTGGATTTGAATTTGGGCAAAAAGAACTCAGATTCAGCCAGACTTATCAACATCTGCAGTGGTCTGGATTAGTTTTTGGGCATAAACTAACATTTCATCAGACTCACCAATATATGTGCTGAACTGGGTTTGTTTTTGggcaaaaactaaaattaaattagaCTCACCAATATTTGTACTAGACTggatctttttttttggggggggggggggagaggggggggggcaaaaataACATTCACTGGACTCACCAATATTTTAACTGGACTAGATTTGTTTTGGGGAAAAACTAACAATCTACCAGACTCACCAATATCTGTAGTGGACTGGACTAGTCGCGTTAAGTCGCTTTCCTTTCCAAGAGGTGATTTGAAAACAACAGTTATCTCATACTCAGTACAAGGAAGTACACCATTGATGTCATAGATCCCACTTCCATCTCGATCAACACTGACGATCTGGCACTGCTCGTCAAAGACGACTTCATCGACCCAGCAAACTTCAGCGTCGAAGGCACACGTGTCCCCAGGATTTCCATTCCAACTGACCTGGATGGTTGTGGGGTCAATGGGTTCAGCATCAACAGACGAGGGTGGCAAAGGATCTGCAGTTTTAAAAATGAGATGGTTTTCAACCTTGTTATTTCTTTATGATATTGGTAGTAATGATTTTGAAGAAATACATTAAGAAATACAGGGGATGATATATCAAAACCCTTCTTTTAAAATGTTCTGAAGCTGAGGCACACATAGTTATATTTCAAGAATCATTAATGTTATTTTACAAGCGACATATAACTAGTTCCCCACTTGATGTGTTTTGATGACCCGGTAAAAAGGTTTGATATCAGCATATACAACAAAGGTTGAGAAACTAAGATAAAATAAGACTTTTCAAATAAATTGCATTAGCAAAAGTAAGTGTAGATTTCACTACCTTTCTTTCTTCATTCTGGTCCGAGGAAACGTGAAATGTTAGCAAGATATTTTGCAAAATTCTGTAGCCTGATTTTATCTATAGAACATTAATTGTTTGTTTCTTAACTTATaattttattcaacttttcatagaAACTTTTAAATGGCATTCTACCTACTATGAAAAAGATACCAAAATGATTTttaactgcaaatatatatatatatatatatatatatatatatatatatatatgtatatatatgtatgtatatatatatatatatatatatatatatatatatatatatatatatatatatatatatatatatatatacatatatatacatacatatatatatatatatatatatatatatatatatatatatatatatatatatatatatatatatatatatatatatatatatatatatatgggtagatagatagatacatatttagatactgtagatagatagatagattgacaaCGACAGAATAGCTATAATCTAGTAAATATGAGAATTGACAAAACTAAAACATGAATGAATCTAACAGACCCAGATCTTCTGTGGAGGTCTCAACGGACGCTGCGGTCCCTTCTATGCCAACAGAATTACTGGCAGACACAGCTATGGTGACATTCCTACAAGGAGGGAGAGGAGCTATGGTATTCTCGCAAATAGGGTCACATCTATGGCCTTTGGAAACATGGGTGCTGCTGATGCTGCGGCTTTGGGTGAGGTAAGTGTGTTCGTGCCAGGTGAAGGCAAATCTGAAAAGGCATCAGCAGCATTTCAGAATTACTGGATGCAAAGTTTTAACTGAAGGGATGGATGATGATAAAAATACATTGGttaatgaatgtatacatatactgtatatctgataaATAATAACAATCTTGTTAATACTTTTCTATCATAGACAAGGCTATTGGTGTCTTTCGCTTCTTCGACTAGGCAGAGTTTTTATATGtcctaataataaattatataaaagaggTAGTTTGTAATTACACCTTACCAGTTCTGGTCAGCTACACTAGTTATTTGATCATTGACTTAAAACAACATTGAGTCTGATCAGTCGTTGAATAGATAGAAAATGATCAGCAGATTTGAAAAATATTGGGCCTAATTAGTTTTTGGATAGGGGACCAAAAGCTAGCAACATTTTCCAATAGTCTGTATTTTCCTTATATTACTGATGCTCAAATTAGAGCTATTATCATGAGCTCTTCTTTTCAGTTTTTTACAGCCATATAACTAAAAGTCTCCTATAAGGTTATCTATATTGGCTTGAGAGATACTTCAAGTGAAGTAGATTAAATAGTTAAAAGTCATCTATAGggatattcatataagtatattaAATCCTTGATAAGTACCTGCAATATCAGAGTTTGACTTCACTTACATTTCGACGCAGAGTGGGTTGATTAACGGATCGTGGAAAGTGACAGTCACAGAGTCTGGTCCCCATTCCTTTACTTGGAGATCCTGGGGCTCTCCAGGGACtagtaaaataaaaacaagaaaaatatggtATGCTCCTTCTGTTAAAGActatttgaaaatttaattaatttttctacgTTCAAAATATAACTTGAATACTAAATTAATTATTAATCCTTATTTTACAATAGTCTGAAGTTTGCATAACCGTCGCCAACATAATATCAAATCTATATTAATGCAAAAAATACAGACACTATATTCTGTAGAGTCTGGTAAGCAGATAAGCCCAGTAATTTTATTGAAGAAGTGTTTACATAAGGAATAGCTGATAATAATGAAAACTTGGAGTGACCTTGTTATGTACTgatattaaattcaaatatttgcTATCTCAGCCAAAGTGGAACAGTAAGATTTATTAAGAGGGCCTGTGGTGAATGTACTTTGTTGTGATACGGTATGCTAATAACATGTTAGTCTAAGGCGGGTCCCAGGGGGGTGTAGCCTACCCCACGATAGGTGTGTAGGTAACAATACaactcctatgttaggttaggttgggaaacCTTAGGTTAGATGATGTTCTCGAGTCTGTTTCCCCTTGTAAAATGCGGTATTTCAGTCTGCCCTAACAAACTACAAACGCTCTGCGAACCTTGAAGCAGCAAGTTATTTTAATtcctgaatgtttatgcaaaatatgatATACATTGGAAAGCTTCCGCTTGTGGCATACCTCCATCGACTGTCTTTAATTCGATCGCTGACTCTTCACCTAGACCTCCAATATGGGTAAGCCCCTTTACAGTGAAGAAGTAGTGGCTGCACAGCTGTAACATGTCAAGTGTCTCGGTGGTCTCAGTTGTCTGTTGAATTGAATATTCTTAAATAAGTGTATCATGGAGGTTATATATGACCCCCTGGACAGAGACGATACTATTATAAGGCTCAGAATTTCTAGGTTCGGTAAAGGAATTTAGGATGGATTAAAGAAAATTTCGTCATTCATTTTAGGGAAAGCTTGATTATATGAGCACAATTATTGTATGTTAGGTTACTCTTGTTTGGAATAAATGTATTTCTGTGGAATGTGTATGAGAGATTCTGTGAAATACATATGGAGGATATAGATTGATCAGACTATGGATATTTTGATCTTGTATATTCTAATTAAATAAAGTTAATacattttttagatttttaaaaactTTGAATCAATGATAAGTAAGGTtattacaaacacacaaattaGGGGTAACAAATAAAACATTAACTTAAATCCCCTCTAATATGCTTAGTCTTGAGGCAAAGTTTGAATGCAGATAGTAAAGAATAAAGAGAACAGTTTATGAATGAAGCAATATAACTCCAAAGTTTATTAGTTAAAGTGCTCCACTTATAAGAAATTCAAGGGCAACAAACCTTGTCTGGCCTTAATGGCAAAGTAATCTACAACAACGAAATATAACATAGTAAATGGGCAACCAAAACGCAACTATTGCTACATTTTTATGCTATGACACATCTGACTGAAATATTtacatcagtaaaaaaaatatgaataattaaacgaatgaaaaatgataaaaaattggtTCCAATTTACTTAATAAATGGCAAAGATCTGCAAGACAAACTCACATTGAAACACTCCTGATCTGTTTCTCCTTCAAGCCTCATGCATATTTGGTACTCTTCTATACACTGAGGATTTTCAGTTGGGATATCCCACGAGATAGTAGTATCGCCTtcacctgttccctctacattcaAGTTGATTGGTGAACCAGGCACTGGAAAGAGTAAAGATGAAAAGGCTGACGTAATGAGTTGATAAAAGAAAAGGCTTTGAGTAAATTTGCTCACGGGCAGAGGTTAAGGTGAATATTTTGATTGGCAAATCAGATTCTTTGAGGCAAGAAGAATATATATTTGGCTAAAATTGATACTGACAATTAAGATGGTTTTCGTTGACGTGTAGTTCAGTCACTAGGAAGTggcttaactataaaaaaaaaaaaatacactgggtAGGTTGAAGATGTGGTCTTGTATTGGTTGACAGATAAACTAAAATAAGGACAAATTAGTTAATTAGTTAATATTGCCTATCAGGTAGGGTTTTGGTAGCCTAGGGGCCTTGAAGACTGGTagtttttatgattataattaaccTTACTATCCTAATAAGGTAGGGACTACCCAGGGAGTTTGGAAGTAAAAATATGTCTaactgttaagtcatcagcaacctttgTATGACTCTCCCGAGTTGGGTATTGGTCTTAATTCTATATGGCCAATGGATAGGACATTCATGATTACATGTCCTATACATTTGGCCTCTATAAGTAATCTTTAATTACAGTATATGACCAGGAAGAAGAGGAACATTAGTTGTATTGTTAGAGTAGCTCCAAATGTAAGAACTGATTGATCGCCAAAATGATAAAAAGAAGTATATGCCTTAATAGTTAACGACATGATCAGAGTGACCAGATTGACATAGCAGGATGAGGAGAAGGGAGCAGAGAGGACTTAGGAAAAACTGGCTAagaggtaatagtgaagagaaagaCAAAGAATTAGATGGAGTAATAAAGTAATGAGGGACTTTCAAAAGAAGGCTTCGAAACAGTTGGATAAGATTAATCAAGCCAGACAACGACTTAGTTTAATGACTTGAGGAAGGATAACTGACATTCAGGTACCGAACGATGTGAAGACATCTACTGGGTCTCACAAATACTAGACAAAGAAAACTGCCTAACTTCTAAATTAGATGAAAATGAGGAAGTTAGATTGGAAAATAGGTTAGGTTCTAAATTATGGACTAGAATAAAACTTATATTAAATTATTTCTCAAAAGGTAGCTTCAAATAATGTCGAATAGTTGTTAGAAAATTGGTAAATGAACGTTTTTTCAGGGCCATTTACTATATTGAATACCAGGTTCTGTAAATAAATCAAATCTTAGATATATCTTATTAAACATATGAAGGCTAAGGCATATTACCTATCTGATCCATCAGTATTAAAGATAGGCCATTGGTATGGATTATTAGTACATAACACGTAATTTTGCATAACTGCAAATTACATACACAAAACTCATGATTAAACTAACCTTTGCATAGAAGTATAATTAATAATCTAACAAGACATACAGGTCTACATGTTCAACTCACAAACATCCGACGTATGCCCAGAAGTGGACGCTTTGTCCCCGACGATCGTTCCTACAAAGTGCGGCGTCAAACTGAAGTGGTACTCTGAACAAGCGTTGAGGAAGTCCACCACCGTCGTGCAGGACTCCAGAGGACACTTGACGTTAGTCTCGAACCCTTCTTCCTCGTTCAGGAGCGTGTAAAAGGTAAGGGCAGGATCATCGCCAGCTTCGAAGTCCCAGGCTAGGGTGATGGTGTCTTCTGTTCCCTCCAGTTGGCGGAAGTTTTTTATCTGTCCTGATTATAAAAGAGTGTTGTCAGTTCTGTGTATAGTTTTGTTCATtaggttttataatatatatatatatatatatatatatacatatatatatatatatatatatatatacaggttgtcTGACGTAGATATGTAGATGCGGCAACTGGTAGATACACGCATTATACAAGTaagcatgtatactatatatatatatatatatatatatgtatatatatatatatatatatatatatgtatatatgtgtgtgtgtgtgtgtgtgtgtgcacatgtatgtatgtgtgtaggccaCTTCCTGTTTCATTGACTTCATATTTAAACCAGAATTTTTCAGAAAGCTTAcggagaaaaaaataagaacaaatctCAGAGcctgagttttttttatttaactatcaGAAACTACATCAATATTCCTCATAAACATGACCCATCTTTCTCCAcagacaataataatatatataaaatggctcCATTTCTCTCAATTTTTAATATCGGAGAGAAATCGAATATCCACATAAAAGAGATGTTTTATAGAAGATCTACTCCTTATCTATGTGAAACTCTTATCAAGACGATAAAAGCTTTCATTGGTTTATGTTCTGCACAGGTGCTTCATTTCCCACTACAGTGCGCAAAGGGACTCTGACTGCCATCTATTAGCAAAGAGTGTTATTAAATTATCTCTTTCCATCAAGGTAAAGTTGATGCCATCTATGGGAATTGAAGGTAACATTCAAAAACATGTTAGGGATATAGTGTTTTATGAATTAGCTAGCAAATATCAGAACAATGTGTTTATTTATTGCGCAGTATTTAAAACTAttgcatactactactactactactactaataataataataataatctacactcATAAACTTCATTAGGTGTGCTGATAAGCAGTTGTGACTTAAACCCTTCCAGTTGTGTCCTTTCTCAGGTATCTTGagattatattgataaaaaaaaaaatctataattagcATGTCTCCTGATACTCAGTATAAGAGTTTGTATATTGGAAACACAtaccgtatatgtaaatatatatatatatatatatatatatatgtgtgtgtgtgtgtgtgtgtgtgtgcgctcatgTGCACTTGtgatagtattattatttcttatgTAACACTTTTTTTCCATTCTTACTTGGGTTGAAAATTATCTGACCACTGTATTATAATAATACATGGTTAGTTATCTTGATGATAAATACTTTCAAAATATAGTACTGTTAGTTATTAATGCAATGttgctagtgagagagagagagagagagagagagagagagagagagagagagagagagagaagaaaacattGGTTTTCAGTAAATCCATATATGTAAACTTCTGTTTATCAGTATTGTTGttgtttcaaaaaagaaaaaaaaataatgaaatatataatgaa from Palaemon carinicauda isolate YSFRI2023 chromosome 34, ASM3689809v2, whole genome shotgun sequence includes the following:
- the LOC137627105 gene encoding receptor-type tyrosine-protein phosphatase F-like; its protein translation is MRESLLKVMFLSLSLVICLGTSVMAQTLGQIKNFRQLEGTEDTITLAWDFEAGDDPALTFYTLLNEEEGFETNVKCPLESCTTVVDFLNACSEYHFSLTPHFVGTIVGDKASTSGHTSDVLPGSPINLNVEGTGEGDTTISWDIPTENPQCIEEYQICMRLEGETDQECFNTTETTETLDMLQLCSHYFFTVKGLTHIGGLGEESAIELKTVDGVPGEPQDLQVKEWGPDSVTVTFHDPLINPLCVEIFAFTWHEHTYLTQSRSISSTHVSKGHRCDPICENTIAPLPPCRNVTIAVSASNSVGIEGTAASVETSTEDLDPLPPSSVDAEPIDPTTIQVSWNGNPGDTCAFDAEVCWVDEVVFDEQCQIVSVDRDGSGIYDINGVLPCTEYEITVVFKSPLGKESDLTRLVQSTTDIEPSPVVDLKIVDVGTTDVTFTYSMPDTNPQCAVDVKDKYIDVTNGHPSLESLTSGQKVKVTSPSSTIHKDGLLSCSDYYIEVRTMSPSGLESAPANISFTTEPAPSTSPQTFEVHDIHVTSAIFQWLKPKENSRCVTEYRLTISDTTTSNEYVISASRDSPTKMTYAVDDLSSCTEYKAYLSAKASGSASDPAFAAFKTLCS